Proteins from a genomic interval of Sphingobacterium sp. SYP-B4668:
- a CDS encoding substrate-binding domain-containing protein, translated as MPRSLISLFILSMLLCISCHQQETKGKYTIAFSQCIGTDAWRQTMLQEMKRELSFHPEVTFLYADAQGNSQQQIKQIASFLKQDIDLLIVSPNEADPLTPIVNSTYQQNIPVIVTDRKTSSHLYNAYVGADNVAIGNLAGKYIGNMLNGKGNIALITGLKGTSASMEREKGLRESLRDYPLIQIGTVLEGQWERAKARNTAQAHIDELESSDLIFAFNDQMALGVRESLLQQNKAVNKIIIGVDALPGPANGLEQITKGHLQASMLYPTGGAEAIRTAMAILQKKSYQRDNLLGTLVIDSSNANLMALQSKKIELQQADIDRQQVLMSEQSKIYNDQKAILNVLIVSLVMAVVFGGISIIVIKSNWNKNKHLEIQNREILQQQQQLIEMSEQVKEASEARSNFFTNVSHEFKTPLTLILAPVDELLKEKGISNDSKEQLQRIRRSAHKLLQLVNELIDIHKISKSKITLQAAPVQVDHFMHQVITTFKPLSTRHRISLSYSNRAQVKELWFDEYLLEQVMSNLLSNAFKFTEKNGKIEVILERNTFGDHVYLRVIDNGRGISAEHLDHVFDPFYQGGYSPEGSGIGLSYVQEIINLHHGQITVSSKLGEGSCFTVRLPIGHVHLKDTERRQSVIPVVPISNPALLSNDYSPKIVEDEISFTSIKLPSILLIDDHADIRIFLKELLKQEYNIYTADSYDRAVQIATSKLPDLIVCDVMLPDKSGIDVLKRLKFDAQTSHIPIILLTAIDSDEGKIAGLKAMADAYLTKPFNADHLKAVIENLLYLRRELKERYISEIEPMDELTDRSYSDQDKRFLNSLSAVVETRLSDAKLSVEDISTELNMSRVQLYRKVKALLQCSVNEYLLQRRLKKAKHLIIEGLNINEIAEKVGFSSSAYFTSAFKKHCGMTPSTFKKEKIK; from the coding sequence ATGCCTAGAAGTCTAATATCACTTTTCATTCTGTCGATGTTGTTATGCATTTCCTGCCATCAGCAAGAGACCAAAGGAAAGTATACCATTGCATTCTCCCAATGTATTGGGACTGATGCTTGGCGCCAAACCATGTTACAGGAAATGAAGCGTGAACTTAGTTTTCATCCCGAAGTGACATTTCTGTATGCCGATGCACAAGGCAACAGCCAGCAACAGATAAAACAAATAGCGTCTTTCTTAAAGCAAGATATAGACCTGCTGATTGTATCTCCCAATGAGGCCGATCCACTCACCCCTATTGTCAATTCCACTTATCAGCAGAATATTCCGGTCATCGTCACCGATCGCAAGACTTCCTCCCATCTATATAATGCCTATGTAGGTGCAGATAATGTAGCTATTGGCAATCTGGCAGGTAAATATATCGGCAATATGCTCAATGGTAAAGGTAACATTGCTCTAATCACCGGCCTAAAAGGTACTTCAGCCTCTATGGAAAGGGAAAAAGGATTGCGAGAATCCCTACGTGATTATCCGTTGATACAAATCGGTACCGTTTTAGAAGGGCAATGGGAAAGAGCAAAAGCCCGCAACACAGCACAAGCACATATCGACGAATTGGAAAGCAGTGACCTTATTTTTGCCTTCAACGATCAAATGGCTTTGGGCGTACGCGAGAGTTTACTGCAACAAAATAAAGCTGTCAACAAAATCATTATTGGCGTGGATGCACTCCCTGGTCCAGCTAATGGATTGGAACAAATTACCAAAGGACATCTCCAAGCTTCTATGCTCTATCCTACAGGCGGGGCCGAAGCGATACGGACAGCTATGGCCATCCTTCAAAAAAAATCCTACCAACGAGACAATCTGTTGGGAACACTGGTCATTGATAGCAGCAATGCCAATCTGATGGCATTACAATCCAAGAAAATCGAACTGCAACAGGCTGATATTGACCGGCAGCAAGTCTTGATGAGTGAACAGAGTAAAATTTACAACGACCAAAAGGCCATCCTCAATGTATTGATCGTCAGTCTGGTGATGGCTGTTGTATTTGGTGGAATATCCATCATCGTCATCAAGAGCAATTGGAACAAAAATAAGCACCTAGAAATCCAAAATAGAGAAATCCTACAACAGCAACAGCAGCTCATTGAAATGAGCGAACAGGTCAAAGAGGCCTCTGAAGCGCGCAGCAATTTTTTCACGAATGTATCACACGAGTTCAAGACTCCGCTGACGTTGATTCTTGCTCCGGTCGACGAGCTCCTTAAAGAAAAAGGAATATCAAACGACAGTAAAGAACAGCTTCAACGTATCCGACGGAGTGCCCATAAATTACTCCAGCTTGTCAATGAACTAATTGATATCCACAAGATATCCAAGTCCAAGATTACATTACAGGCCGCTCCGGTACAAGTAGATCATTTTATGCATCAAGTGATTACCACGTTCAAACCCCTTTCCACTCGCCATCGGATATCACTATCCTATAGCAACAGGGCGCAAGTCAAGGAACTCTGGTTTGACGAATATCTACTCGAGCAGGTGATGTCAAATCTACTTTCTAATGCCTTTAAATTTACAGAGAAGAACGGTAAAATCGAAGTCATTCTTGAACGTAACACCTTTGGAGACCATGTGTATTTACGTGTAATAGACAATGGCCGAGGAATCAGCGCAGAGCATCTAGACCATGTATTCGACCCGTTTTATCAAGGCGGGTATAGTCCTGAAGGCTCGGGCATAGGACTCTCTTACGTTCAAGAAATCATCAACCTCCACCATGGCCAGATTACCGTCAGCAGCAAGCTCGGTGAGGGCTCCTGCTTTACCGTACGCCTACCTATAGGTCACGTCCATCTCAAAGACACCGAGCGTCGGCAATCAGTTATTCCCGTGGTACCAATCAGCAATCCAGCTTTACTGAGCAACGATTATAGTCCCAAAATCGTAGAAGACGAAATCAGTTTCACTTCTATCAAGCTACCGAGCATACTTCTTATCGACGATCATGCCGACATCCGGATATTCTTAAAAGAACTCCTAAAGCAGGAGTATAATATTTATACCGCCGATAGCTATGATCGCGCCGTACAGATAGCTACTAGCAAACTTCCGGATTTGATTGTGTGTGACGTGATGTTGCCCGACAAAAGTGGCATCGATGTATTGAAACGCCTTAAATTTGATGCACAGACCTCACATATCCCCATCATACTCCTTACAGCCATCGATTCCGACGAGGGCAAGATAGCAGGGCTCAAAGCCATGGCGGATGCCTATTTAACAAAGCCATTCAATGCCGACCATCTAAAGGCCGTAATTGAAAACTTGCTCTATCTTCGCCGCGAGTTAAAAGAACGATACATCAGTGAAATCGAACCTATGGACGAGCTTACCGACCGCAGCTATTCAGATCAGGACAAGCGATTCCTCAACAGCCTTTCCGCAGTGGTAGAGACTCGCCTATCCGATGCGAAATTAAGCGTGGAAGACATCAGCACCGAGCTTAATATGTCTCGCGTACAACTGTACCGAAAAGTGAAGGCCCTCCTTCAATGTAGTGTCAACGAGTACCTGTTACAACGAAGACTAAAGAAAGCTAAGCATCTCATCATTGAAGGTCTCAACATCAACGAAATCGCTGAAAAGGTAGGTTTTTCATCATCAGCCTATTTTACGTCAGCCTTTAAGAAACATTGTGGAATGACCCCGTCCACTTTCAAAAAGGAGAAAATTAAATAG
- a CDS encoding OmpA family protein → MKPTLFLIGATLSILSCNNPQKQTQESETPTEQTQQVASENQTSSTKFSIENIPFSTTDLGDFPFFTAPDGAIYVNNTKTKPFDFIVFVTPDDIFEVEGKTYRSWVHADKESKAELSGRYLFKSYDDAITQAGGVKIFEGILDGNRLEQYNKLCTYAGDDGSFIPNGDQQIVTYVIRRKEGNIYIALEKKDFPSTSIQIVQEKPFEQTIKKITSDDIVKDLTEKGKSILYINFETDKSNVTAEGKEAVEQILGALTKDKSLKIAIEGHTDNSGEAAHNKALSNDRANSVMNLLVADGVDKSRLTAKGFGAERPLFANDSEENKAKNRRVELIKIN, encoded by the coding sequence ATGAAACCGACACTCTTTTTAATTGGCGCAACCTTATCTATTTTATCCTGCAACAATCCACAAAAGCAAACTCAAGAATCCGAAACTCCAACAGAGCAAACCCAACAAGTTGCTTCAGAAAATCAAACGTCAAGCACCAAATTTTCTATTGAAAACATCCCATTTTCCACAACAGATTTAGGTGACTTTCCTTTTTTCACCGCACCTGATGGAGCCATATACGTCAACAATACAAAAACGAAGCCATTTGATTTTATCGTTTTTGTAACACCCGATGATATCTTTGAAGTGGAAGGTAAGACCTATAGATCATGGGTGCATGCGGATAAAGAGAGTAAAGCAGAGCTATCGGGACGCTACCTCTTCAAGAGCTATGATGATGCCATCACCCAAGCTGGTGGAGTCAAGATCTTTGAGGGGATACTGGACGGCAACCGATTAGAGCAATACAACAAATTATGTACCTATGCTGGAGATGACGGTAGCTTCATTCCAAATGGTGACCAACAGATTGTAACGTATGTAATTCGTAGAAAAGAAGGTAATATCTATATTGCTTTGGAGAAAAAGGACTTTCCTTCGACTTCCATCCAGATTGTTCAAGAGAAACCCTTCGAGCAGACGATTAAAAAAATCACATCCGATGATATTGTCAAGGACTTAACAGAAAAAGGAAAATCCATTCTATACATTAATTTTGAAACAGACAAATCTAATGTCACTGCAGAAGGCAAAGAAGCTGTAGAACAGATATTGGGTGCACTCACGAAGGATAAATCTTTAAAAATAGCTATTGAAGGTCACACAGACAATAGCGGTGAGGCTGCACACAACAAAGCGCTATCAAACGACCGCGCTAATTCAGTGATGAATCTCTTGGTAGCAGATGGAGTTGATAAATCCCGTTTAACAGCTAAGGGCTTCGGGGCCGAACGCCCATTGTTCGCCAATGATTCTGAGGAGAACAAAGCAAAGAACCGACGGGTCGAACTCATAAAAATCAATTAA
- a CDS encoding class I SAM-dependent methyltransferase, with translation MSYKNSYDRHNEWYNKRFPSEESKMEVYKRSRLMDQDNLSNWLQRIFFSCLDPLLIQRNKKWLTVGDAYGFDAQYILNSDNDVLATDLNVDFLNVALKEGIITACAAENAEKMTFTDDSFDYVLCKESYHHFPRPYAAVYEMLRVARVGVVIMEPQDPVSKLPLLLFISNLLAACPRAFGKIWKNRFSFEPVGNFVYKVSEREFEKIAAGLGLKMVAFKKINPHFWFKGAEMISGSNKRSLFTFIKIKKVIRDILVRLKIIPAQTLVSIIFKTMPEGKTIRALKREGYHLVQIPDNPYLTQ, from the coding sequence ATGTCCTATAAAAATAGTTACGATAGACACAACGAATGGTATAATAAACGATTTCCCTCGGAAGAGTCAAAGATGGAGGTATATAAAAGAAGCCGATTAATGGATCAGGATAACTTGTCCAACTGGTTGCAACGTATATTTTTCTCTTGCTTGGATCCATTATTGATACAGCGTAATAAAAAGTGGCTGACAGTGGGTGATGCCTATGGGTTTGACGCCCAATATATTTTGAATTCGGATAATGATGTATTGGCGACGGACCTGAATGTCGATTTTTTGAATGTAGCGTTGAAAGAAGGAATAATCACTGCCTGCGCAGCCGAGAATGCTGAAAAGATGACGTTCACGGATGATAGTTTTGACTATGTGCTGTGTAAGGAGTCTTATCATCACTTTCCAAGACCCTATGCTGCAGTCTATGAGATGTTGAGGGTTGCTCGAGTAGGAGTGGTAATTATGGAACCTCAGGACCCGGTCAGTAAGTTGCCTTTGTTGCTTTTTATAAGTAATCTATTGGCTGCTTGCCCACGTGCATTTGGTAAAATATGGAAAAACCGGTTCTCCTTTGAGCCAGTGGGAAACTTTGTATACAAGGTATCTGAGCGGGAGTTCGAAAAAATTGCTGCTGGCTTAGGATTGAAGATGGTTGCATTTAAAAAAATCAATCCCCATTTTTGGTTTAAAGGAGCGGAAATGATTTCAGGATCCAACAAGAGGAGTCTGTTCACATTTATCAAAATCAAAAAGGTAATTCGAGACATCCTAGTGCGATTGAAAATTATCCCCGCCCAAACGTTGGTGTCGATAATCTTCAAAACGATGCCAGAAGGGAAAACTATCCGTGCCCTCAAACGGGAGGGATATCATCTGGTCCAAATACCGGACAATCCCTATTTGACCCAATAG
- a CDS encoding RNA polymerase sigma factor: protein MDLFFNRDSKLIKGCKANKRQAQEVLYKLYYEDMLRLCLRYLKSDELAHEALNMGFLKIFQNINTFDQKKGEFGAWIRTIIVRSCIDLGRKEARFNHSAIQDETEEVYIEPTILDKLFAEDLLQLIRLLPVATQIVFSLSVIDGYSHQEIAQQLDISEGTSRWHLSEAKKQLRTLLKDATIDNPLKTKKI, encoded by the coding sequence ATGGATCTTTTTTTTAATCGGGATAGCAAATTAATTAAGGGCTGCAAAGCCAATAAGCGTCAGGCTCAGGAAGTTTTATACAAGCTTTATTATGAAGATATGTTGCGGTTATGCCTTCGTTATCTTAAATCAGATGAGCTAGCTCATGAAGCGCTCAACATGGGATTCTTGAAGATATTCCAAAACATCAATACATTTGACCAAAAAAAAGGCGAATTCGGTGCTTGGATACGTACCATTATCGTCCGATCATGTATCGACCTAGGTCGGAAAGAAGCCCGCTTCAACCATTCCGCTATCCAAGATGAGACAGAAGAGGTATACATTGAGCCAACAATCCTAGACAAGTTATTTGCAGAAGACCTTCTCCAACTCATTAGACTTTTACCTGTTGCCACCCAGATTGTATTTAGTCTCTCTGTCATAGATGGTTATTCCCATCAAGAAATTGCCCAACAGTTGGATATAAGCGAGGGGACCTCACGCTGGCATCTCTCTGAAGCAAAAAAACAGTTGCGTACCTTATTGAAAGACGCTACAATTGATAACCCTCTGAAAACAAAAAAAATATGA